A portion of the Nitratidesulfovibrio termitidis HI1 genome contains these proteins:
- a CDS encoding SAM-dependent methyltransferase has product MTAPHLDDRTIYVAAAGFTDDLVHELEDLHGARVLEVRDRLVVAEGPPRPAAWAQNVWLEPVAIPVASIGDAARKLKAIQRNWHLHATGHHRRAALIQEQLPRVAARPVAFGDAPPTAPLGSWTLWEPDLVLASARCTSPFPDGEPRFEENRTVPPTRAYLKLWELFTLIGKRPGPGELCLDLGSCPGGWTWVLAELGARVFSVDKADIAPHIAAHPNVNFCTGSAFGLDPRHAGAVDWLFSDVICYPDRLLATVGRWLELGQCRNFVCTLKFQAETDHATARAFAAVPGSRLLHLAHNKHELTWVLLRD; this is encoded by the coding sequence ATGACCGCCCCCCACCTTGACGACCGCACCATCTATGTCGCCGCCGCCGGGTTCACCGACGACCTCGTCCACGAGCTCGAGGACCTGCATGGCGCGCGCGTGCTGGAGGTGCGCGACAGGCTGGTGGTGGCCGAAGGTCCGCCCCGTCCTGCGGCATGGGCGCAGAACGTCTGGCTGGAGCCCGTGGCCATCCCCGTGGCCTCCATCGGCGATGCGGCCCGCAAGCTGAAGGCCATCCAGCGCAACTGGCATCTGCACGCCACCGGGCACCACCGCCGGGCCGCGCTGATTCAGGAACAACTGCCCCGCGTGGCCGCCCGGCCCGTGGCATTCGGCGATGCGCCGCCCACCGCCCCGCTGGGTTCATGGACCCTGTGGGAGCCGGACCTGGTGCTGGCATCCGCCCGCTGCACCAGCCCCTTCCCCGACGGCGAACCCCGCTTCGAGGAAAACCGCACCGTGCCGCCCACCCGCGCCTACCTGAAGCTGTGGGAATTGTTCACGCTCATCGGCAAACGCCCCGGCCCCGGCGAACTGTGTCTGGACCTGGGCAGCTGCCCCGGCGGATGGACCTGGGTGCTGGCGGAACTGGGGGCGCGCGTGTTCAGCGTGGACAAGGCGGACATCGCTCCGCACATCGCCGCCCACCCCAACGTGAACTTCTGTACCGGCAGCGCCTTCGGGCTGGACCCGCGCCACGCCGGGGCCGTGGACTGGCTGTTCTCGGACGTGATCTGCTACCCCGACAGGCTGCTGGCCACCGTGGGCCGTTGGCTGGAACTGGGCCAGTGCCGCAACTTCGTGTGCACCCTGAAGTTCCAGGCAGAGACGGACCACGCCACGGCCCGTGCCTTTGCGGCCGTGCCGGGGTCGCGCCTGCTGCACTTGGCCCACAACAAGCACGAGCTGACCTGGGTGCTGCTGCGCGACTGA
- a CDS encoding ABC transporter permease subunit has translation MPPPNRHSDGAPSPRLPVSASVSGCVPVGAYGRRLAALCPLLVLLLPFLAGVGLTAVQSLGWLLPIQYLPEQAAQGLSAPDTLAGWRQLAQPHMAGSLLLGLRVAGAAALLSVAGGALLAYGVWRLPARMQLAALVFRVPLVLPHIVVAFLAIVFWSRSGLVSAALHQAGIIGGQAQFPALLWGGDGMGMVLAYTYKELPFVMLLAVASLRRLDPRLIETARMLGAGRWAVLRDVVVPHLVPVLHASFLILFLYAFGAVEIPLLLGESTPAMPGVAAYDLYFLRSLEDRPAAAALLTLLLLCCAGFVAAYVRLVAGLRGRERQL, from the coding sequence ATGCCTCCGCCCAACCGCCATTCCGACGGCGCGCCCTCCCCGCGCCTTCCCGTGTCTGCCTCTGTGTCTGGCTGCGTGCCCGTTGGCGCATATGGCCGCCGCCTGGCGGCCCTGTGCCCATTGTTGGTGCTGCTGCTGCCCTTTCTGGCGGGCGTGGGGCTGACGGCGGTCCAGTCGCTGGGATGGCTGCTGCCGATCCAGTACCTGCCGGAACAGGCCGCGCAGGGGCTTTCCGCGCCGGACACCCTGGCGGGGTGGCGGCAGCTGGCGCAGCCGCACATGGCGGGTTCGCTGCTGCTGGGGCTGCGCGTGGCCGGGGCGGCGGCCCTGCTTTCCGTGGCGGGGGGCGCGCTGCTGGCCTACGGGGTGTGGCGGTTGCCCGCCCGCATGCAACTGGCGGCGCTGGTGTTCCGGGTGCCGCTGGTGCTGCCGCACATCGTGGTGGCCTTTCTGGCCATCGTGTTCTGGAGCCGTTCCGGTCTGGTGTCCGCCGCGCTGCATCAGGCCGGGATCATCGGCGGACAGGCGCAGTTTCCCGCGCTGCTCTGGGGCGGCGACGGCATGGGCATGGTGCTGGCCTACACCTACAAGGAACTGCCCTTCGTCATGCTGCTGGCCGTGGCCTCGTTGCGGCGGCTGGACCCGCGCCTGATCGAGACGGCCCGCATGCTGGGGGCCGGGCGTTGGGCCGTGCTGCGTGACGTGGTGGTGCCGCACCTTGTCCCGGTGCTGCATGCCTCGTTCCTGATCCTGTTCCTGTATGCCTTCGGCGCGGTGGAAATTCCCCTGCTGCTGGGCGAATCCACCCCGGCCATGCCGGGGGTGGCGGCCTACGACCTGTACTTCCTGCGATCGCTGGAAGACCGCCCCGCAGCCGCCGCCCTGCTGACCCTGTTGCTGCTGTGCTGCGCCGGGTTCGTGGCGGCCTACGTGCGGTTGGTGGCGGGCCTGCGCGGACGGGAGCGCCAGTTGTGA
- the mltG gene encoding endolytic transglycosylase MltG, producing the protein MSDTPKASPEISPASAPTSAQEQGALPVAPDVAADAPVAATAASTPQQPDGERKPDEASPADAAQASGSGDSAAATATSGGPDSSDTAAPPVAQAGDSAEVPAVEPAESAQHVAEAPKAPGSNASPALPDPKDAHAVSPDAPVAAPKGTGSKDESSTSTPSESGTSTAATETPPAQPASEAAASVPASPTASADAPAPAPSASSPETTTPSAASPNPTGPPNPTGPASPTGPPNPTGPADPASLTGPTAQSVTPPPASPTPGSPVVRILLRVLATLVLLALLACGYAGYDAWRFLHTPSASPGADVYVDVEPGATFDKVTKQLTDKGAVASDWRFKLLAHYHRWETSLKAGRFLVHSGWTPFRVLDQLVNGQPVLSRITLREGLTWWETARLLEVEGFVTVEDFRAVITDPTFLRHWGIPFDTAEGFLFPDTYLIKKPPVPDRESARAVAGRMVDTFWRRAAQVWPDGRPARDELRRLVILASIVEKETGQPSERGRVAGVYANRLRTGMLLQADPTTIYGLGDTFDGNLRRPHLQDAANPYNTYRRPGLPPGPICSPGLESLRAATTPEKHGYFYFVSRNDGSHQFSATLDEHNRAVNRFQRGGRARGADQATTQGTPATPVNPTDAAAATGTPASTGTTGNAPKMQDKDTTSSAGDKAAEPGTGTAGDAAPGVPDANAVKPAPAPLPRGTAPAGNASTGANATVPTNAGVRAPVTPREAAQSAPPPLTGQSTAGGTANTAPAGAASATAPTATAAQPAPANSQDTPPPAGSAPAGSAPTGVETPAANATRSP; encoded by the coding sequence ATGAGCGACACCCCCAAAGCATCTCCGGAAATTTCCCCCGCCTCCGCACCGACATCCGCACAGGAGCAGGGCGCGCTACCCGTGGCCCCCGATGTGGCTGCTGACGCGCCTGTCGCGGCCACCGCTGCTTCCACCCCGCAACAGCCGGACGGCGAACGCAAGCCCGACGAGGCCAGCCCCGCCGACGCCGCACAGGCATCCGGCTCCGGCGACAGTGCCGCCGCGACCGCAACGTCCGGCGGGCCCGACTCGTCGGACACAGCCGCCCCCCCTGTCGCTCAGGCGGGCGACTCGGCAGAAGTGCCAGCGGTCGAACCGGCGGAGTCAGCCCAGCACGTCGCGGAAGCCCCTAAGGCCCCAGGCTCCAACGCTTCCCCTGCTCTCCCTGATCCCAAGGACGCTCACGCCGTGTCACCCGATGCGCCCGTAGCCGCGCCAAAGGGCACCGGTTCCAAGGACGAGTCCAGCACTTCGACTCCTTCGGAGTCTGGCACCTCCACCGCCGCAACGGAAACGCCCCCGGCACAACCCGCCTCGGAAGCTGCGGCGTCCGTTCCAGCATCACCCACTGCCTCCGCAGATGCCCCCGCGCCTGCACCGTCCGCATCCTCCCCCGAAACGACCACTCCATCCGCCGCCTCGCCCAATCCGACCGGCCCGCCCAATCCGACCGGCCCGGCTAGCCCGACCGGCCCGCCCAATCCGACCGGCCCGGCTGACCCGGCATCCCTAACCGGCCCGACCGCCCAATCCGTGACACCGCCCCCCGCCAGCCCCACTCCGGGCAGCCCGGTGGTGCGCATCCTGTTGCGCGTGCTGGCCACGCTGGTGTTGCTGGCACTTCTGGCGTGCGGCTATGCGGGCTATGACGCCTGGCGCTTCCTGCACACCCCGTCCGCCTCGCCGGGTGCGGACGTCTACGTGGACGTGGAACCCGGCGCCACCTTCGACAAGGTGACGAAACAGCTGACGGACAAGGGCGCGGTGGCCAGCGACTGGCGCTTCAAGCTGCTGGCCCACTATCACCGCTGGGAAACCTCGCTGAAGGCCGGACGCTTTCTGGTGCACAGCGGCTGGACGCCCTTCCGCGTACTGGACCAACTGGTGAACGGACAGCCGGTGCTGTCGCGCATCACCCTGCGTGAAGGGCTGACCTGGTGGGAAACCGCCCGCCTGCTGGAAGTCGAGGGCTTCGTCACCGTGGAGGACTTCCGCGCGGTCATCACCGACCCGACCTTTCTGCGCCACTGGGGCATCCCCTTCGACACGGCGGAAGGCTTTCTGTTTCCCGATACCTACCTGATCAAGAAGCCGCCCGTGCCCGACCGGGAATCGGCCCGCGCCGTGGCCGGGCGAATGGTGGATACCTTCTGGCGGCGCGCCGCGCAGGTCTGGCCCGATGGCCGCCCCGCCCGCGACGAACTGCGGCGACTGGTCATTCTGGCCTCCATCGTGGAAAAGGAGACCGGCCAACCCTCGGAACGCGGGCGCGTGGCCGGGGTGTACGCCAACCGGCTGCGCACCGGCATGCTGTTGCAGGCAGACCCCACCACCATCTACGGCCTGGGCGACACCTTTGACGGCAACCTGCGCCGCCCGCACCTGCAGGACGCCGCCAACCCGTACAATACCTATCGCCGCCCCGGCCTGCCCCCCGGCCCCATCTGCTCACCGGGGCTGGAATCGCTGCGTGCGGCCACCACGCCGGAAAAGCACGGCTATTTCTACTTCGTGTCGCGCAATGACGGCTCGCACCAGTTCAGCGCCACGCTGGACGAACACAACCGCGCCGTGAACCGCTTCCAGCGCGGCGGGCGCGCCAGAGGGGCCGACCAGGCCACAACCCAGGGCACGCCCGCCACGCCCGTGAACCCCACGGACGCCGCAGCCGCAACCGGCACCCCTGCCTCCACTGGCACGACGGGCAACGCCCCGAAGATGCAGGACAAGGACACAACGTCCAGTGCGGGAGACAAGGCCGCCGAGCCCGGCACGGGCACAGCCGGGGATGCGGCGCCGGGCGTACCGGACGCGAATGCCGTCAAACCGGCCCCGGCACCCCTGCCGCGTGGTACCGCACCCGCCGGAAACGCAAGCACGGGGGCCAACGCCACCGTGCCGACAAACGCCGGTGTCCGTGCCCCCGTCACCCCGCGCGAGGCCGCCCAATCCGCCCCGCCTCCCCTGACCGGACAAAGCACGGCAGGCGGCACGGCGAACACCGCGCCTGCTGGCGCCGCAAGCGCAACAGCCCCCACCGCCACGGCAGCGCAGCCAGCCCCCGCCAATTCCCAAGACACCCCGCCCCCGGCAGGTTCAGCTCCGGCAGGCTCGGCCCCGACCGGCGTGGAAACACCCGCCGCCAACGCCACCCGCTCGCCATAA
- a CDS encoding ABC transporter permease subunit: MFLTLLWLLFGLPLPVLALWAAAPGWAWPDLWPAALGGRTAAFVLAHRQAIAGALASSTLYSLAVVAVTLCACLAPARLLAFGRFRGRAALEGLLLAPALLPAMGFALGLYGTLVRLGLADTPAGVVLVLSVVSYPYMLRALASGFETVGPDYGRCAANLGAGPLLRLLAVELPLLLPAAVAGGSVVFLVAFSDYFLVQLVGGGVVPSFTGYLFPVLQSPDRGLAAMLSLVFLVVPVSLFVLVEGVVLAVYRRRGM; this comes from the coding sequence ATGTTCCTGACGTTGCTGTGGCTGCTGTTCGGCCTGCCGCTGCCAGTGCTGGCCCTGTGGGCCGCCGCGCCCGGCTGGGCCTGGCCCGACCTGTGGCCCGCCGCCCTTGGCGGGCGCACGGCGGCCTTCGTGCTGGCCCACCGGCAGGCCATCGCCGGGGCGCTGGCCTCGTCCACCCTATACTCGCTGGCCGTGGTGGCGGTAACCCTGTGCGCCTGCCTGGCCCCGGCGCGACTGCTGGCCTTCGGGCGGTTCCGGGGGCGCGCGGCGCTGGAGGGACTGTTGCTGGCTCCGGCCCTGCTGCCTGCCATGGGCTTTGCCCTTGGGCTGTACGGCACCCTGGTGCGCCTTGGACTGGCGGATACCCCGGCGGGCGTGGTGCTGGTGCTTTCGGTGGTGTCGTATCCGTACATGCTGCGGGCGCTGGCCTCCGGTTTCGAGACCGTGGGGCCGGACTATGGCCGGTGCGCCGCCAACCTGGGCGCCGGGCCATTGTTGCGCCTGCTGGCCGTGGAACTGCCGCTGCTGCTGCCCGCCGCCGTGGCGGGCGGGTCGGTGGTGTTTCTGGTGGCCTTTTCCGACTATTTCCTGGTGCAGCTGGTGGGCGGTGGGGTTGTTCCCTCCTTCACCGGGTACCTGTTCCCGGTGTTGCAGTCGCCGGACAGGGGGCTTGCGGCCATGCTGTCGCTGGTCTTTCTCGTGGTGCCCGTATCGCTGTTCGTGCTGGTGGAGGGGGTGGTGCTGGCCGTGTACCGGCGGCGCGGCATGTAG
- the ruvX gene encoding Holliday junction resolvase RuvX, protein MKYLGIDYGTKRTGVAASDTGGSMAFPRRTIVMTTRDRFFAELLAVAEEERAEAYVVGLPLLHDGTDTLTTRQVRNFVERLKRRTTLPVYLMEEFLSSYEAEDDLRNAGLSGRALEAVVDQQAAVRILQSFLNLPESRRTPA, encoded by the coding sequence ATGAAGTACCTTGGCATAGACTACGGCACGAAGCGCACCGGCGTTGCGGCCAGCGACACGGGCGGCAGCATGGCCTTTCCGCGCCGCACCATCGTCATGACCACCCGCGACCGGTTCTTTGCCGAGTTGCTGGCCGTGGCCGAGGAAGAGCGCGCCGAGGCCTACGTGGTGGGGCTGCCGCTGCTGCACGACGGCACGGACACCCTGACCACCCGGCAGGTGCGCAACTTCGTGGAACGGCTGAAGCGCCGCACCACCCTGCCCGTCTACCTCATGGAGGAGTTTTTGAGCTCCTACGAGGCCGAGGACGACCTGCGCAACGCCGGGCTTTCCGGCAGGGCGCTGGAGGCCGTGGTGGACCAGCAGGCGGCCGTGCGCATCCTGCAATCGTTCCTCAACCTGCCAGAATCCCGGCGGACCCCCGCCTGA
- a CDS encoding PAS domain S-box protein has product MDFINIGERTRNRWQQSLDTLARLLGIRAAAIMRRHPGGLSVLLSSNTAGNPLLPGMRIATMAGGTYCDAVIEAGQPVYVQNALDDPRWRDSPMVQAGFVAYLGYPLLLPDGQLYGTLCLLETRQWPVSEVHRGIVEDFHAQVEETLALAYENALFGAQQDTLPSAALTVNTHGQVVRVNRRFPKLWGIDADAPGLVGRPLAEVRTLLADRLSDPAAITSVLPDGEAGPATFSAPDAPGALAVPSRMPNGAGGHPVLLADGRVLRCTHRTLRGEYGRAWGRVWLFEDVTAEVRGQEALERSEERLKLALDAASEAHWDWNFETGELYCSPRYYEMLGYVPGEFECTHYALRDLMHPDDLGEVTTALCLPDPAVSDAVTTCGVGQFEVQFRLRTKDGGWKWMLARGRVLARRADGSPARVVGTHMDISAAVSQQLALGRSEELFRGIFSTASVGIVLLDRFGLLMRVNDACACMLGYGVDEMRGQHFSRFMHVDETPVAATTLTSLLDRTQSASRLQHRLRHKNGGYLWTDISASPLEGPDGEVEAALAIIVDINEQRAAQQAQEDSERRYRALFENAQVGIFRTRIADGRFLEANSRIIEMYGWTDRAEFMEKMRSTEWYVDPEARGRMVTTLLRRGEFRNMEVEMRRRDDSTVWFEYSGKLDGDTIIGVAQDVTQRRAAEAARQRSEAHYRLLFEAAADAIFLHDTEGRFLDVNEVACRRLGYTRSELLAMSPKKLDAEEFAEQVEDRIRQLREEGSLTFESAHRTRTGSVLPVEIHAKLLDFDGKPVVLSIARDITDRKRLEQALMREATTDPLTGIRNRRQFFADAEREMGRAVRYGHPLAVLMLDLDRFKRVNDRFGHHAGDAVLRGCVQACQQALRDTDILGRLGGEEFAAVLLETDMDDALAAAERLRRAVEEMDVPFSGQQLRCTVSIGLALRGAGDSALDDILRRADSALYAAKEAGRNRVMLARPVNGGVEDQNRRWSSGGVLRGDG; this is encoded by the coding sequence ATGGATTTCATCAACATCGGCGAACGGACACGGAACCGTTGGCAGCAGTCGCTGGACACCCTGGCGCGGCTGCTGGGCATTCGGGCGGCGGCCATCATGCGGCGGCACCCGGGGGGGCTGTCGGTGCTGTTGTCCAGCAACACGGCGGGCAACCCGCTGTTGCCGGGCATGCGCATCGCCACCATGGCAGGCGGCACGTACTGCGACGCGGTCATCGAGGCGGGACAGCCGGTCTACGTGCAGAACGCCCTGGACGACCCGCGCTGGCGCGACAGCCCCATGGTGCAGGCGGGCTTTGTCGCGTATCTGGGCTATCCCCTGCTGCTGCCCGACGGGCAGCTGTACGGCACGCTGTGCCTGCTGGAGACGCGCCAGTGGCCCGTTTCGGAGGTGCACCGGGGCATAGTGGAAGATTTCCATGCCCAGGTGGAGGAAACCCTGGCCCTGGCCTACGAGAACGCCCTGTTCGGCGCGCAGCAGGACACCCTGCCTTCTGCCGCGCTGACCGTGAACACCCATGGCCAGGTGGTGCGGGTCAACCGCCGCTTTCCGAAGTTGTGGGGCATCGATGCGGATGCGCCCGGGCTGGTGGGCCGTCCGCTGGCCGAGGTGCGTACCCTGCTGGCCGACCGCTTGAGTGACCCTGCCGCCATTACCAGCGTCCTGCCCGATGGCGAGGCGGGCCCGGCGACATTTTCCGCACCAGACGCGCCGGGCGCACTGGCCGTTCCGTCGCGGATGCCGAACGGAGCAGGTGGGCACCCGGTGTTGCTGGCCGATGGCCGGGTGCTGCGGTGTACCCATCGGACCCTGCGCGGCGAGTACGGGCGGGCCTGGGGGCGTGTGTGGCTGTTCGAGGACGTCACCGCGGAAGTGCGCGGCCAGGAAGCCCTTGAGCGCAGCGAGGAACGACTGAAGCTGGCCCTGGACGCCGCCAGCGAGGCCCACTGGGACTGGAACTTCGAGACCGGCGAACTGTATTGCAGCCCCCGCTATTACGAGATGCTGGGGTACGTGCCCGGTGAATTCGAGTGTACCCATTACGCCCTGCGCGACCTGATGCACCCCGACGACCTCGGCGAGGTCACGACCGCCCTGTGCCTGCCGGACCCGGCGGTATCGGATGCGGTGACCACCTGCGGCGTGGGCCAGTTCGAGGTGCAGTTCCGCCTGCGCACCAAGGACGGCGGCTGGAAGTGGATGCTGGCGCGGGGGCGCGTGCTGGCCCGGCGCGCGGACGGTTCGCCCGCGCGGGTGGTGGGCACGCACATGGACATCTCCGCCGCAGTCAGCCAGCAGCTGGCGCTGGGCCGCAGCGAGGAACTGTTCCGGGGCATTTTCAGCACCGCCTCGGTGGGTATCGTGCTGCTGGATCGCTTCGGCCTGCTGATGCGGGTCAACGATGCCTGCGCGTGCATGCTGGGTTATGGCGTCGACGAGATGCGCGGCCAGCACTTCAGCCGGTTCATGCACGTCGACGAAACCCCGGTGGCCGCCACCACCCTGACCAGCCTGCTGGATCGCACCCAGTCCGCCAGCCGCCTGCAACATCGCCTGCGCCACAAGAACGGCGGCTACCTGTGGACCGACATCAGCGCCTCGCCGCTGGAAGGGCCGGATGGAGAGGTGGAAGCGGCCCTGGCCATCATCGTGGACATCAACGAGCAGCGCGCGGCCCAGCAGGCCCAGGAAGACAGCGAGCGTCGCTACCGAGCCCTGTTCGAGAACGCCCAGGTGGGCATCTTTCGCACGCGCATCGCCGACGGCAGATTCCTGGAGGCCAACAGCCGGATCATCGAAATGTACGGATGGACGGACCGTGCGGAATTCATGGAAAAGATGCGCTCCACCGAATGGTACGTGGACCCGGAGGCGCGTGGCCGCATGGTGACTACGCTGCTGCGCCGGGGGGAATTCCGCAACATGGAGGTGGAAATGCGCCGCCGCGACGACTCCACCGTGTGGTTCGAGTATTCCGGCAAGCTGGATGGCGACACCATCATCGGGGTGGCCCAGGACGTCACGCAGCGCCGGGCGGCGGAAGCGGCGCGCCAGCGGTCCGAGGCGCACTACCGCCTGCTGTTCGAGGCCGCCGCCGACGCCATCTTCCTGCACGACACCGAGGGGCGCTTCCTGGACGTGAACGAGGTGGCCTGCCGTCGCCTGGGCTACACCCGGAGCGAACTGCTGGCCATGTCCCCGAAGAAACTGGATGCCGAGGAATTTGCCGAGCAGGTGGAGGATCGCATCCGGCAACTGCGCGAGGAAGGGTCGCTGACCTTCGAATCGGCCCACCGCACCCGCACAGGCAGTGTCCTGCCCGTTGAAATTCACGCCAAGCTGCTCGACTTCGACGGCAAGCCCGTGGTGCTCAGCATCGCGCGGGACATCACCGACCGCAAGCGGCTGGAACAGGCCCTGATGCGCGAGGCCACCACCGACCCGCTGACAGGTATCCGCAACCGGCGACAGTTCTTTGCGGATGCGGAGCGGGAAATGGGCCGTGCCGTGCGCTACGGCCACCCGCTGGCCGTGCTGATGCTGGACCTGGACCGCTTCAAGCGCGTCAACGACCGCTTTGGCCACCATGCGGGTGACGCCGTGCTGCGGGGCTGCGTGCAGGCCTGCCAGCAGGCCCTGCGCGATACCGACATACTGGGTCGGTTGGGCGGCGAGGAATTCGCGGCGGTGCTGCTGGAAACGGACATGGACGATGCGCTGGCCGCCGCCGAGCGGCTGCGCCGCGCCGTGGAGGAAATGGACGTGCCGTTCAGCGGGCAGCAGTTGCGCTGCACGGTGAGCATTGGCCTGGCCCTGCGCGGGGCGGGAGACAGCGCGCTGGACGACATCCTGCGCCGGGCAGACTCCGCGCTGTATGCCGCCAAGGAAGCGGGTCGCAACCGGGTGATGCTGGCGCGCCCCGTCAACGGCGGCGTGGAGGACCAGAATCGCCGCTGGAGCAGCGGCGGGGTGCTGCGCGGCGACGGTTGA